The following are encoded together in the Nitrosopumilus sp. b3 genome:
- a CDS encoding plastocyanin/azurin family copper-binding protein, with product MIQKLIIGALGLFMITPVIIFSAYAENSWTVFINPYEDLEKKELFQPRELPIFSGDNITWQNNDITTHKIVSGVPNHPDYSGEYFATETISPGKDYTISLDFNGFAGYYYFCEIHPWFTGKIFFEDRPDIFYSTLDISYKILENEILSIGGLVDTDFGKTEYEILIYDSEGNLVYQKGHSFEPDASFNTSIDISEPIWKKDENYMMKLVYGVPSESTSMPLKIPKDASYEKSKYLEFCQDFKSEDNFMFEKMQLPNWYKKALCWYGDEVITEKEFSDSLNFFKNIHLE from the coding sequence ATGATTCAAAAATTGATTATCGGAGCATTAGGATTATTCATGATTACACCAGTTATCATATTCTCAGCATATGCAGAAAATTCATGGACTGTATTCATAAATCCTTACGAGGATCTTGAAAAAAAAGAATTGTTTCAGCCTAGAGAACTACCGATATTTTCAGGAGACAATATAACTTGGCAAAATAATGATATCACTACTCATAAAATTGTTAGTGGTGTACCCAATCATCCCGATTATTCGGGAGAATACTTTGCAACAGAAACAATTTCTCCCGGAAAGGATTATACCATTTCTTTAGATTTTAATGGTTTTGCAGGATATTATTATTTTTGTGAAATACATCCTTGGTTTACAGGGAAAATCTTTTTCGAAGATAGACCAGATATATTTTATTCCACACTAGATATATCATATAAGATTCTTGAAAATGAAATATTATCTATTGGAGGACTAGTAGATACAGATTTTGGTAAAACAGAATATGAGATTTTAATATATGATAGTGAGGGTAACCTCGTTTATCAAAAAGGCCATTCATTTGAGCCTGATGCATCTTTTAACACATCCATAGATATTTCAGAACCCATATGGAAAAAAGATGAAAATTATATGATGAAATTAGTTTATGGTGTTCCTAGTGAATCTACTAGTATGCCATTAAAAATTCCAAAAGATGCGTCATATGAAAAATCAAAGTATTTAGAATTTTGTCAAGATTTCAAATCAGAGGATAATTTTATGTTTGAAAAAATGCAATTACCAAATTGGTACAAAAAAGCATTATGCTGGTATGGGGATGAAGTAATAACAGAAAAAGAATTTTCTGATTCGTTAAATTTCTTCAAAAATATTCATTTAGAATAA
- a CDS encoding archaellin/type IV pilin N-terminal domain-containing protein: MKLQRKGTRHSHRGVIGVESAIVMIAFVIVAAALAFVVLNMGFSTTQKTKNAIVSSADEASSALEIAGKIIGSGHITAGKLNATAIPLKIVSGGSSINLNPANAAIRYLSNSVEHGNIYAGAISTGTYDTLAEAMRQSVIAGYIDSNPVNATSPNSTKAIFYFNVNRNDNFILDQGEHGMLAIAFSESERPQSLDVIRAEVILPTGAPLSIERTVPNISSSVVDLG; the protein is encoded by the coding sequence ATAGTCATGATTGCATTTGTAATCGTAGCAGCAGCCTTAGCATTTGTTGTACTTAACATGGGATTCTCAACTACGCAAAAAACAAAAAACGCCATAGTCTCAAGTGCAGATGAAGCAAGTAGTGCATTAGAGATTGCAGGGAAGATTATTGGTTCAGGCCACATCACTGCAGGAAAACTTAATGCAACAGCAATTCCACTAAAGATTGTCTCAGGAGGATCATCAATTAACCTAAATCCCGCAAATGCTGCTATACGTTATCTTAGTAACAGTGTGGAGCATGGAAATATCTATGCAGGTGCAATCTCAACAGGGACATATGACACATTAGCAGAGGCAATGCGTCAATCAGTTATTGCAGGATATATTGATTCAAACCCTGTAAATGCTACCAGTCCAAATTCCACAAAAGCGATATTCTATTTCAATGTGAATAGAAATGACAACTTCATCTTGGATCAAGGAGAACACGGTATGTTAGCAATTGCATTCTCAGAATCAGAGAGACCACAATCACTTGATGTAATCAGGGCAGAAGTCATTCTTCCAACTGGTGCACCACTGTCAATTGAGCGTACAGTTCCAAACATATCATCATCGGTAGTAGATCTTGGTTAA